A stretch of the Capsicum annuum cultivar UCD-10X-F1 chromosome 10, UCD10Xv1.1, whole genome shotgun sequence genome encodes the following:
- the LOC107843865 gene encoding BTB/POZ domain and ankyrin repeat-containing protein NOOT2: protein MTLEDSLKSLSLDYLNLLINGQAFSDVTFSVEGRLVHAHRCILAARSLVFRKFFCGPESPGGNSDPFHTPGFGSPRGTGGSQVIPVNSVGYEVFLLMLQFLYSGQVSIVPQKHEPRPNCGERNCWHTHCTSAVDLALDTLSAARSFGVEQLALLTQKQLTSMVEKASIEDVMKVLIASRKQDMPQLWTTCSHLVAKSGLPPEILAKHLPIDVVAKIEEIRLKSSLARRSLVHHQHQHHHQHDLHAASELEDQKIRRMRRALDSSDVELVKLMVMGEGLNLDDSIALHYAVENCSREVVKALLELGAANVNHPAGPAGKTPLHIAAEMVSPDMVAVLLDHHADPNVRTMDGITPLDILRTLTSDFLFKGAVPGLNHIEPNKLRLCLELVQSAAMVISREEQNPSNIPSSSTPIFQHTNEDHTSTTTNTNVGSNLNLDSRMVYLNLGATSSSSSQQQIGSEGNHDNNKQNRHSGFDPSSMYRPYS from the exons ATGACTCTTGAAGATTCATTAAAATCACTTTCTTTAGATTATCTAAATCTACTTATCAATGGTCAAGCTTTTAGTGATGTTACTTTTAGTGTTGAAGGTCGTTTAGTACATGCTCATAGATGCATATTAGCAGCTAGGAGTCTTGTGTTTCGTAAATTCTTTTGTGGGCCTGAGTCGCCTGGAGGCAACTCAGACCCTTTTCACACCCCGGGCTTTGGTAGCCCGCGGGGTACTGGAGGTTCACAGGTTATACCTGTGAACTCCGTAGGGTATGAAGTGTTTTTATTGATGTTGCAATTTTTGTATAGTGGACAAGTTTCAATTGTGCCACAAAAACATGAACCTAGGCCTAATTGTGGTGAAAGAAATTGTTGGCATACACATTGTACCTCAGCCGTTGATCTTGCTCTTGATACACTCTCAGCCGCTAGATCTTTTGGTGTTGAACAACTTGCTTTGCTCACTCag AAGCAATTGACAAGCATGGTAGAAAAAGCTTCAATTGAGGATGTGATGAAAGTTTTAATAGCTTCAAGAAAACAAGACATGCCACAACTTTGGACTACTTGTTCTCATTTGGTTGCAAAATCAGGCCTCCCTCCTGAAATCCTAGCCAAACATCTCCCTATTGATGTTGTCGCGAAAATCGAGGAAATCCGTCTGAAATCATCGCTAGCGCGAAGATCTTTAGTCCATCACCAGCACCAGCACCACCACCAGCACGACCTGCACGCGGCCTCGGAGCTCGAGGACCAAAAAATAAGGCGAATGAGACGAGCGCTCGACTCATCTGATGTTGAACTTGTCAAACTTATGGTAATGGGAGAAGGTCTAAACCTTGACGACTCAATTGCCTTACATTACGCGGTAGAGAACTGCAGCAGGGAAGTGGTGAAAGCGTTACTTGAGCTTGGAGCAGCCAATGTGAACCACCCCGCGGGTCCAGCAGGGAAAACCCCACTCCACATTGCAGCCGAGATGGTCTCACCCGACATGGTCGCAGTCCTATTAGACCACCATGCCGATCCAAATGTCAGAACGATGGATGGGATCACTCCACTCGATATTCTCAGAACCCTAACTTCAGATTTCTTATTCAAAGGTGCTGTCCCTGGACTCAATCACATTGAACCTAACAAGTTACGGCTTTGCCTCGAGTTAGTTCAATCAGCCGCGATGGTAATTTCTCGCGAAGAACAAAACCCAAGCAACATTCCATCATCATCCACCCCGATATTCCAACACACAAATGAAGATCATACCTCCACCACTACCAACACGAACGTGGGAAGTAACCTTAACTTAGACTCCAGGATGGTATATTTAAATCTTGGTGCTACATCTTCTTCGAGTTCTCAACAACAAATAGGGAGCGAAGGCAATCATgataataataaacaaaatagGCATAGCGGATTTGACCCATCCTCGATGTATCGTCCATATTCATGA